ACGAATTGTGGTAAATGCCGACTTCCAATCCAGCCTCGGATGGCTATTTGTGGGTGGTGACATTATCCAAGGCCCCGATGTTATTCATGGTATAGCCAACGGGCATAAAGCAGCGATGGGAATTGACAAATTCCTCAATAATAGGTAATTTACAACTTAATAATTCGCCGGCAACGGCGGGTATAAAAACGTAAAGTATGGCTGACCTAAGTACCACATACCTTGGCCTGAAGCTAAAAAATCCCATTATTGTGGCAAGCTCGGGACTTACCGACTCCATCGATGGGATAGTAAGGTTTGAGCAGCATGGAGCTGCAGCCGTGGTTCTCAAATCGCTTTTTGAGGAGCAGATTCAAATGGACGTTGACTCCCAGCGGATGAACAACAGCTTCGACACTTACACCGATGTGGAGAACTACATTGGCTTCTACACCAAACGGCACAACCTAAGCAACTATACCACGCTTATCAAGGAGGCGAAGCAGAAGGTAAACATCCCCATTATAGCCAGCGTCAACTGCGTATCAAGCGAGGAGTGGCCCAGCTTTGCCAAGCAAATTGAAGATGCTGGTGCCGATGCGCTAGAGCTGAACATGTTCATCATGCCCTCCGACTCCAGCGTTACCGGAAGGGAGATTGAGCAGGTTTACCTCGACATTATCGAAAAGGTAAAGCAGCAGGTATCCATTCCACTAGCGCTGAAGGTTCACCACTACTTCTCCGGCTTTGCCAACTTTGCTGAGGAGCTCTCCAACACTGGCATTGGTGGACTGGTACTATTTAACCGGTTCTACCAACCCGACGTTGACCTCGACAGCGAGAAGATTGTGTCATCGCACATCTACAGCTACCCGGAGGAGAACGCCATGGTGATTCGCTGGCTTGGAATTCTGGCAGGAAAAATCAACTGCGACCTAGCTGCCACAACGGGCATTCACGATGGGAAAACGGTGCTTAAGAACTTGCTTGTAGGTGCCAAGGCCGTTGAAATTTCCTCGGTGATTTACAAAAAGGGAGCACAGGTGATTGAGGAGATGCTTGCCGAAATGAACAAGTGGCTTGACGAGCACAGCTACGCCTCCGTTTCATCGATAGTCGGAAAGCTAAAGCAATCGGAACTCATAAAGCCAATGGTTTATGAGCGTGCCCAGTTTATGCGCTACTTCTCCGATGCAAAGTAAAAAGAGAATAGAAATAGCTAACCTGCCCAATTCTCACGGTCGAGGCTTCTGTATTGGATAGCCTCGGCCACGTGGGCGGCTTCAATTGACTCACAACCCTCAAGATCGGCAATGGTACGCGACACCTTGAGAATACGGTCGTAGGCCCGTGCCGAGAGGCCAAGCCTTACCATTGCATTCTTCAGTAGGGCTGCTCCTGCCTCATCGGGGGAGCAATACTTTCGCAGCAACTTAGAGGAGAGAAGGGCATTGCAGTGAATTCCCTTATACGTGGCATAGCGCTGCTCCTGCACCTTACGCGCCTTAACCACCCGCTCGCGAATCTGCGTGCTCGATTCCGAAAGCCTTCCTTCGTAGAGCTTCTCAAAAGGAACTGGCACCACCTCAATGTGGATATCGATTCGGTCGAGAAGCGGCCCCGAAATCTTGTTCAAATACTTCTGCACCACACCCGGCGAGCAAACGCACTCCCTGTCTGGATGGTTGTAGTAGCCGCAGGGACAAGGATTCATGGAGGCTACCAGCATAAAGTTGGCCGGATACTCCACGGTAAACTTAGCGCGAGAAATGGTAATCATCCTATCCTCCAACGGCTGACGCATCACCTCCAGCACGGTGCGCTTAAACTCCGGCAGCTCGTCGAGAAAAAGAACGCCGTTGTGAGCCAACGAAATTTCACCCGGTTGAGGAAAGGTACCTCCACCAACTAGAGCAACGTCAGAAATGGTATGATGAGGTGACCTATATGGACGGCGAGTCATAAGGGATGTGTTACCATCAATTTTTCCTGCAACCGAATGTATCTTGGTGGTTTCGAGCGCCTCTTCGAGCGTTAATGGTGGAATGATGGTTGGAAGCCTCTTCGCCAGCATGGTTTTTCCAGCACCGGGAGGGCCAACCATGATGATGTTGTGGCCACCAGCGGCGGCAATTTCCAAGGCACGCTTCACGTTCTCCTGACCTTTGACATCCGAAAAATCGACGTCGTAGCTGTTGGCGTGGGTGGCAAACTCCTCCTCGGTATCCACTATGGTTGGTTCTATTGAACCACGGTCGCTGAGAAAATCCACCACCTGCCGTATATCTTCCACCCCATAAACCTCCAAACCGGCTACCACCGCTGCCTCTCGAGCATTGGCTTTAGGAAGAATAAGTCCTTTAAATCCATCGTCACGAGCGTTGATGGCGATGGGTAGCACGCCCTTAATTGGATGGATGCTGCCATCGAGCGAGAGTTCGCCCATGATGACAAACTCCTCGAGGTGTTGCGCCTTTACCTGGTCCGTTGCGGCAAGAATACCAACGGCAAGGGGTAAATCGTAGGCAGAACCCTCCTTCCTAATATCGGCGGGTGCCATATTGATAACGATGCGCTTGCCAGGCCAGTGAAAGCCACAGGTTTGGATGGCCGAAAGCATACGCTGGTGGCTCTCCTTAACCGCGTTGTCGGGTAGCCCAACAATGAAGAAGTTTATCCCCTGCCCTATGTTTACCTCAATGGTGATGGTGGTAGCCTTAATGCCATACACGGCGCTACCAAAGGTTTTTACCAACATACGCTATATGTTCTGAAGTTAGAATCAACGCCAATCTTCCAAAAACATGAGAACCCGGTTCAGGCAAAAACATTCACGTGACTAAATTTCCGACAAAATGTTCTGAAAAGCAAAAAATAAGAAGAGGAAGTTAGAGGGAGTTAAATGAAGTTATAAGAAGGTAGAGGAAGTCATAGCGCAGCGGAGATCTGGCCATTGACGGATTAGAAGGAGTTAAATGGGAGTTATAAGAAGTCAAAAAAAATGTGAACGTATGTAAGGAGGAAAAATCATTCGTCATAAAACTAACCTATCCTAAGAAGACACATAGCCCATGGCTTCAGCCATGGGTCAGAAACCCCAACTAGCAAGGGCGGTGCACGCACAAATGGTGTTCAATGAACCACAACTTCCATGCACCGCAATAACCATAAGGATATAAAGAAGAATATAAGGGAGTTAAATGAAGTTAGAGGGAGTTAAAAGATTAAAAGAATGTGACCGTATGTAAGGAGGAAAAATCATTCATCATAAAACTAACCTATCCTAAGAAGACACATAGCCCATGGCTTCAGCCATGGGTCAGAAACCCCAACTAGCAAGGGCGGTGCACGCACAAATGGTGTTCAATGAACCGCAAGTTGCATGCACCGCAACCGCCGGAAAAATTTTTAAAAAAGAATGGGATGGAGTTAAAAGAAGGTAGATGAAGGTTGATGAATTTAATGCGAAGGTATTGGGCCATTGACAGATCAAGGAAATCAAGGAAGTTAAAAAATGGCGGGGGCAACAAATTTGGCCAATGGAAACCACCTCGAAGAGGTGGCATGCTTGTAGCCGGGGGTGCCAACCCCCGGTTTAAAAGCCCCCCTAGCGTAAGCGGTGCACGCACAAGAGATGTTCAACGAACCGTAAGCTGCCTGCACCGCAATCGCCGGAAAAATTTTTAAAAAAGAATTCAACCCAATGCAGGGGCGCAAACAGAAGGGCTTCAAACAGCTCAACTCAAAAATAGTTCAGAAAAAAACAGATTTTCCTTCTGCAATTTGAATTTCTTACTACTTTTAACACCCTTTCATTTTAATAACCTACTTCAAAAAAAGAGATTTACAATGAACATTAAAAATCGTCTTACAATAATGAACTTCCTGCAGTTCTTTGTATGGGGTTCATGGCTTATCTCATTGGGTGGATATCTTGGTGGCACCCTTCATTTTTCTGGAGAACAAATAGGAGGCATATTTGCAACAATGGGTATTGCCTCGCTATTTATGCCGGGACTACTTGGCATTGTGGCCGACAGATGGATGA
The Williamwhitmania sp. DNA segment above includes these coding regions:
- a CDS encoding YifB family Mg chelatase-like AAA ATPase, which produces MLVKTFGSAVYGIKATTITIEVNIGQGINFFIVGLPDNAVKESHQRMLSAIQTCGFHWPGKRIVINMAPADIRKEGSAYDLPLAVGILAATDQVKAQHLEEFVIMGELSLDGSIHPIKGVLPIAINARDDGFKGLILPKANAREAAVVAGLEVYGVEDIRQVVDFLSDRGSIEPTIVDTEEEFATHANSYDVDFSDVKGQENVKRALEIAAAGGHNIIMVGPPGAGKTMLAKRLPTIIPPLTLEEALETTKIHSVAGKIDGNTSLMTRRPYRSPHHTISDVALVGGGTFPQPGEISLAHNGVLFLDELPEFKRTVLEVMRQPLEDRMITISRAKFTVEYPANFMLVASMNPCPCGYYNHPDRECVCSPGVVQKYLNKISGPLLDRIDIHIEVVPVPFEKLYEGRLSESSTQIRERVVKARKVQEQRYATYKGIHCNALLSSKLLRKYCSPDEAGAALLKNAMVRLGLSARAYDRILKVSRTIADLEGCESIEAAHVAEAIQYRSLDRENWAG
- a CDS encoding dihydroorotate dehydrogenase-like protein, with product MADLSTTYLGLKLKNPIIVASSGLTDSIDGIVRFEQHGAAAVVLKSLFEEQIQMDVDSQRMNNSFDTYTDVENYIGFYTKRHNLSNYTTLIKEAKQKVNIPIIASVNCVSSEEWPSFAKQIEDAGADALELNMFIMPSDSSVTGREIEQVYLDIIEKVKQQVSIPLALKVHHYFSGFANFAEELSNTGIGGLVLFNRFYQPDVDLDSEKIVSSHIYSYPEENAMVIRWLGILAGKINCDLAATTGIHDGKTVLKNLLVGAKAVEISSVIYKKGAQVIEEMLAEMNKWLDEHSYASVSSIVGKLKQSELIKPMVYERAQFMRYFSDAK